From the genome of Lepeophtheirus salmonis unplaced genomic scaffold, UVic_Lsal_1.4 unplaced_contig_9177_pilon, whole genome shotgun sequence:
TTAGGAAAAGATATTccaggatatatttatttaaaatataatatatagttattttatttgaatttatatgaagagcagtattatatattatttattatggggCATTACGTCAATACTAGACATTGAAATAGTAAACAGTATTAAAATCATGTTGTATATTCGTTAGCACAcaaccataaaaatataatgactcaaaaaataacaaatcaaataaaaatcttagagatgcaatttttttttttttaataaaacattaaatattttctataatataagttatgatATTTCTCATCACTATGAATTATTGATATGTTTGATAAACctaaaaaagtgttattttccatcatttttcagcctaaaaagaaaattaatcgAGTTCAAAACGagatataaagttaattaaacaCGTTTACAATcatcaaaaaacttttacatattttttctgaatcgtacataaaattttgggattgttttaatggttaaaaatgactctgaagaATAATAGTCTCGAATAActataataacttatatttctGAAAGCAATTGCATCATAGAAAAACTgctatttgtttatatttataataactagaGTGAGCCAACTAAGCCTCCAGCTACTTTTGGATTTCAAGTActaatttaattcttaaattaactaaaaataatttgttttcataaaataaaatagagaaaCTCTTAGAACGCACAGTGAGTAAGAAACTAGcttgaaattaaagaaaccaAACGTATTGCTTAATCATGTGCCTAACCtaaattaatatgttcaatTATTGAATTCGTTCTTCAATACATTCACGCCCTTGAGGAGAGTGTTGAAAATAGGTACACTTAAACCATGCGCGGGTCCAACTTTTATAGTATCGTGGatgcacaaaatatataaaactagcCGGTAGAAtctcatatgtatataaaccaTGAATTTCCATAATTGAAGTATTATTCATAGCTTTCAATCGAAGGAAGAGAAAATGAAGACTTTTTTTACTGTAAGTTAATCCACCTCTTGGATTCgttaattagaaattatatatctttatttcctATGTAGATTGTTGCCCTCATTGTAGCTTCTGCTTATGCAGCTCCAGAGGCTGAGGCAGACGCCGATCCTCATCATGCTTATGGAGGTCATGTGAGATCCTATGGATATGGAGGCTACCATGGACGACCAGCATACGGATATGGATACGGTCGTCCTCACTACCTCGGAAAGCGTGAGGCTGAACCCACTGCTGATCCTGAAGCGGATCCTCACCATGGTTATGGAGGTCGTGTGAGATCCTATGGATATGGAGGCTACCATGGACGACCATCGTACGGATATGGATACGGTCGTCCTCACTACCTCGGAAAGCGTGAGGCTGAACCACTGCTGATCCTGAAGCTGATCCTCACCATGTATATGGAAGTCATGTCAGATCCCTGGATATGGATATCATGGATACCCTTCTTACGGATACGGTTCATACGGATCCTATGGCTCCAGACCTCATCACTATCTCGAAAGCGTGAGGCTGAACCCACTGATGCTGATCC
Proteins encoded in this window:
- the LOC121131672 gene encoding uncharacterized protein, translated to MKTFFTIVALIVASAYAAPEAEADADPHHAYGGHVRSYGYGGYHGRPAYGYGYGRPHYLGKREAEPTADPEADPHHGYGGRVRSYGYGGYHGRPSYGYGYGRPHYLGKREAEPLLILKLILTMYMEVMSDPWIWISWIPFLRIRFIRILWLQTSSLSRKREAEPTDADPGYGYASSYGYGGHYGRPSYGYGRPSYGYGRPYYY